A part of Candidatus Rokuibacteriota bacterium genomic DNA contains:
- a CDS encoding hotdog fold thioesterase, translating into MTARSESSRRVEQAQARFAQVPFAEWLGVTISEVAHDRAVLVLPYRPEHLNVAGVLNGGASASLLTMAGALAAWTGVDLDADPHLSCVDCSGQYLAAAAEEDVVAEALVLRRGRGLVFLDVALRSQAGNPICQGLLSYQTSDYAGQTPRLRAQHALLPAPTPLIPPAGHRLFHGYVRKLDITPLHQSPGRVRLHMPCTAMHMDERGLLHAGALASIVDIAAVTASLSLVPRREGARGSTIGMQVSYPSGTAAAVVADAHVQQRSEELLFST; encoded by the coding sequence ATGACGGCACGTTCGGAGAGTTCCCGGCGCGTCGAGCAGGCGCAAGCACGTTTTGCCCAGGTCCCATTTGCGGAATGGCTGGGCGTCACCATCAGTGAAGTGGCGCATGACCGTGCCGTTCTCGTGCTGCCGTATCGTCCCGAACATCTGAACGTAGCCGGTGTCTTGAATGGCGGTGCGAGCGCCTCGCTGCTGACCATGGCCGGGGCGCTGGCGGCCTGGACCGGAGTGGATCTTGACGCGGACCCCCACCTGAGCTGTGTCGATTGCTCGGGCCAGTACCTCGCCGCGGCGGCCGAAGAGGATGTGGTGGCGGAGGCGCTGGTCCTGCGGCGAGGGCGCGGCCTGGTCTTCCTCGACGTCGCGCTGCGCTCCCAGGCCGGCAACCCGATCTGCCAGGGCCTGCTGAGCTACCAGACTTCCGATTACGCCGGGCAGACGCCGCGTCTGCGGGCTCAGCACGCCCTGCTGCCGGCTCCCACGCCGCTGATTCCCCCTGCTGGCCACCGCCTGTTTCACGGTTATGTGCGGAAGCTGGATATCACTCCGCTACACCAGAGCCCGGGTCGTGTGCGTCTGCACATGCCATGTACCGCCATGCACATGGACGAGCGCGGGCTGCTGCACGCGGGCGCCTTGGCATCGATCGTGGATATTGCGGCTGTCACCGCCTCGTTGTCGCTGGTGCCACGCCGGGAAGGCGCGCGCGGTTCGACCATCGGCATGCAGGTGAGTTATCCGAGCGGTACCGCGGCGGCCGTGGTGGCCGACGCCCACGTCCAGCAACGGTCGGAGGAATTGCTCTTCAGTACG
- a CDS encoding ester cyclase has protein sequence MTLEEHKVIVRRFFEEAWNQQNLNVVDEIFAPTVLFNGQVVTREALKQTLAGRRVAFPDIQVTVEDQVAEGEKVSTRRTWHATHRGPYRGVAPTGKQVKWTQISIVRFSEGRIVEDWTVADELSILQQLGALPT, from the coding sequence ATGACGCTCGAAGAGCATAAGGTGATTGTTCGACGGTTCTTCGAGGAAGCTTGGAATCAGCAGAACTTGAATGTGGTTGACGAGATCTTCGCTCCGACCGTGCTCTTCAACGGGCAGGTGGTCACTCGCGAGGCGCTCAAGCAGACTCTGGCCGGCCGCCGTGTCGCATTCCCGGACATCCAGGTTACTGTTGAGGATCAGGTCGCCGAAGGCGAGAAGGTGTCCACGCGCCGGACATGGCACGCCACCCACCGGGGCCCGTATCGCGGGGTTGCCCCGACGGGCAAGCAGGTGAAATGGACGCAGATCAGCATCGTCCGCTTCTCCGAGGGCCGGATCGTGGAAGATTGGACCGTTGCTGACGAGTTGAGCATTTTGCAGCAGTTGGGCGCGTTGCCCACATGA